In Arthrobacter sp. B3I9, the following are encoded in one genomic region:
- the fabG gene encoding 3-oxoacyl-ACP reductase FabG, with product MSEAATPGRSVLITGGNRGIGLAIAESFLANGDKVAVTYRSESQLPEGILGVKADVTDEASVDAAFAEVEAAHGPVEVLVANAGITKDTLLMRMSEDDFTSVIDTNLTGAFRVIKRASKGMIRARKGRVVLISSVSGLYGAPGQINYSASKAGLVGIARSLTRELGGRGITANVVAPGFINTDMTAELPEATQKDYLSKVPAGRFAEASEVADVVRWVASAEAAYISGAVIPVDGGLGMGH from the coding sequence GGCCGCAGCGTCCTGATCACCGGCGGGAACCGCGGAATCGGCCTTGCGATCGCGGAATCCTTCCTTGCCAACGGCGACAAGGTGGCGGTCACCTACCGTAGCGAGTCCCAGCTGCCCGAGGGCATCCTCGGCGTGAAGGCCGACGTGACGGATGAGGCTTCGGTGGACGCCGCCTTCGCTGAGGTTGAAGCCGCGCACGGGCCTGTCGAGGTGCTGGTGGCCAACGCCGGCATCACCAAGGACACCCTGCTGATGCGCATGAGCGAGGACGACTTCACCTCGGTGATCGACACCAACCTCACGGGCGCCTTCCGGGTCATCAAGCGGGCGTCCAAGGGCATGATCCGCGCGCGCAAGGGACGTGTGGTCCTGATCTCCTCCGTTTCCGGCCTTTACGGCGCGCCCGGCCAGATCAACTACTCCGCCTCCAAGGCGGGCCTCGTGGGCATCGCCAGGTCGCTGACCCGCGAACTCGGCGGCCGCGGCATCACCGCCAACGTTGTGGCGCCCGGTTTCATCAACACGGACATGACGGCCGAGCTGCCCGAGGCGACCCAGAAGGACTACCTGTCCAAGGTCCCCGCCGGCCGGTTCGCCGAGGCGTCCGAGGTCGCGGACGTCGTCCGCTGGGTGGCCAGCGCGGAGGCGGCGTACATTTCCGGCGCCGTCATCCCGGTTGACGGCGGCCTCGGCATGGGTCACTAG